One genomic region from Mesorhizobium terrae encodes:
- the htpX gene encoding zinc metalloprotease HtpX, translated as MNTMRTAMLLAAMTALFMGVGYLIGGSGGMMIALIIAAGTNLFSYWNADKMVLSMNHAVEVDERSAPEFYAIVKSLAANAGLPMPRVYLIDTDQPNAFATGRNPQNAAVAASTGLLQRLSHEEVAAVMAHELAHVQHRDTLTMTIVATFAGAISMLGNFAFFFGGSRENNNPLGFVGVLVAMIVAPFAAMIVQMAVSRTREYEADRRGAEICGHPLWLASALDKIARGAERIRNDDAERNPATAHLFIINPLSGERMDNLFSTHPNTENRIAALQAMAAQMGPAGNAQTNGRDYGREATQQAAPPSPRHPQADTTGPWGSADGAGPRADEPEQPQPNPWGRNPTGPKGPWS; from the coding sequence TTGAACACGATGCGCACAGCCATGCTTCTCGCCGCGATGACGGCGCTGTTCATGGGTGTCGGCTATCTGATCGGCGGTTCCGGCGGCATGATGATCGCGCTGATCATCGCCGCGGGCACCAATCTGTTCAGCTATTGGAATGCCGACAAGATGGTGCTGTCGATGAACCACGCCGTCGAGGTCGACGAGCGCAGCGCTCCGGAATTCTACGCCATCGTGAAGAGCCTCGCCGCCAATGCCGGCCTGCCGATGCCGCGCGTCTATCTGATCGACACAGATCAACCCAACGCGTTTGCCACCGGCCGCAATCCGCAGAATGCCGCCGTCGCCGCCTCGACGGGGCTGTTGCAGCGCCTGTCGCATGAAGAGGTCGCCGCCGTCATGGCGCACGAGCTTGCCCATGTGCAGCACCGCGACACGCTGACCATGACCATCGTTGCAACCTTTGCCGGCGCCATTTCCATGCTCGGCAACTTCGCCTTCTTCTTCGGCGGCAGCCGGGAGAACAACAACCCGCTTGGTTTCGTCGGCGTGCTGGTGGCGATGATCGTCGCGCCCTTCGCCGCCATGATCGTGCAGATGGCGGTCAGCCGCACCCGCGAATACGAGGCCGACCGGCGCGGCGCCGAAATCTGCGGCCACCCGCTGTGGCTCGCTTCTGCCCTTGACAAGATCGCTCGCGGAGCCGAACGCATCCGCAACGACGATGCCGAACGCAATCCGGCGACCGCGCATCTGTTCATCATCAACCCGCTTTCCGGCGAGCGCATGGATAATCTTTTCTCCACCCACCCGAATACGGAAAACCGCATTGCCGCGCTGCAGGCGATGGCGGCTCAGATGGGCCCGGCCGGAAACGCGCAGACGAACGGCCGCGACTACGGCCGCGAAGCAACACAGCAGGCAGCACCGCCGTCTCCCCGGCATCCGCAGGCCGATACGACTGGCCCATGGGGCAGCGCTGACGGCGCCGGCCCGCGTGCTGACGAGCCCGAGCAGCCGCAACCCAATCCGTGGGGTCGCAACCCGACCGGGCCGAAGGGCCCGTGGTCGTGA
- a CDS encoding DUF1674 domain-containing protein translates to MPDENRKPNETSGQTDQDKALTPAARRALAEAEARRSAYRQAEAALPKEFGGRGGNDPNRYGDWEVKGLTSDF, encoded by the coding sequence ATGCCGGACGAAAACCGCAAGCCGAACGAGACTTCGGGGCAAACCGACCAGGACAAGGCGCTGACGCCGGCAGCGCGGCGGGCGCTGGCCGAGGCGGAAGCGCGGCGCTCGGCCTACCGGCAGGCCGAGGCGGCCTTGCCCAAGGAATTCGGCGGCCGTGGCGGCAACGATCCCAACCGCTACGGCGATTGGGAAGTGAAAGGCCTGACCAGCGATTTCTGA
- a CDS encoding TadE/TadG family type IV pilus assembly protein — protein sequence MLRFIEFRQLVRRFGDNRSGNFMVVAGVVIAVLVLAVGFGVGTAQLMNAKSALGAAVDAAVTSTTRDLTLGNVTEQQASASVKAFLDANSGGGGALPSGKIVLDRVTLNRSAYTVEVAAHVDVPLFFPVFGLEKTRRVSQTSAAAYSFRQIEVAMILDVTGSMKENDKIGALRTAAAKAVDIIFKDQNPNRPRVRVAVVPYANSVNVGSTLAASSVFVEPTANDRGQAPGSNEPRPPGSSYNPNGCATERKGAYQYTDDGPQASMVNRDYLLAEFVSQGNRGYGTRDCPEAAMMPLTADAAALKSRIASFAASGGTAGHIGIQWGWYMLSPKWAGALAQSQQPEPFDTTKVSKYAILMTDGEFNLSYFDVDSPDAVYNDYGKPATRNAATTLCTKMKAQGIEIFTIGFDLTEVNAKGTLQSCASPDTGGLRHFYQASTGTELEKAFTTIASNMQRLALTK from the coding sequence ATGTTGCGTTTCATCGAGTTCAGACAATTGGTCCGCCGTTTCGGTGACAACCGAAGCGGCAATTTCATGGTTGTGGCCGGGGTCGTCATCGCGGTCTTGGTGCTGGCGGTGGGCTTCGGCGTCGGCACCGCGCAATTGATGAATGCCAAATCCGCGCTCGGCGCCGCCGTCGATGCGGCGGTTACTTCGACGACACGCGATCTCACCCTTGGAAACGTCACCGAGCAGCAAGCGAGCGCATCGGTGAAGGCGTTCCTTGATGCCAACAGCGGCGGCGGCGGTGCTCTGCCATCTGGCAAGATCGTGCTCGACAGGGTGACGCTGAACCGCTCGGCCTATACGGTCGAGGTCGCCGCGCATGTCGACGTGCCGCTGTTCTTCCCGGTGTTCGGTCTCGAGAAGACGCGCCGGGTTTCACAGACAAGTGCGGCGGCCTATTCGTTCAGGCAGATCGAGGTGGCGATGATCCTCGACGTGACCGGCTCGATGAAAGAAAACGACAAGATCGGCGCGCTGAGGACCGCGGCCGCGAAGGCCGTCGACATCATCTTCAAGGATCAGAATCCCAATCGCCCGCGTGTGCGGGTGGCGGTCGTGCCTTATGCGAATTCGGTCAATGTCGGCAGCACGCTGGCGGCAAGTTCCGTTTTCGTGGAACCGACGGCGAACGATCGTGGACAAGCGCCCGGCAGCAACGAGCCCCGGCCTCCCGGGAGCTCGTACAACCCGAACGGTTGCGCCACCGAACGCAAGGGTGCCTACCAATATACCGACGACGGGCCGCAGGCGTCCATGGTCAATCGTGATTATCTGCTGGCCGAGTTCGTCTCGCAAGGCAATCGCGGCTATGGCACCAGGGATTGTCCGGAAGCAGCGATGATGCCGCTGACGGCGGACGCGGCGGCACTGAAGTCAAGGATTGCTTCCTTTGCCGCATCCGGCGGCACGGCGGGCCATATCGGCATCCAATGGGGCTGGTACATGCTGTCGCCGAAATGGGCCGGCGCCTTGGCTCAGTCGCAGCAGCCGGAGCCTTTCGACACCACCAAGGTTTCCAAATATGCGATCCTGATGACCGACGGCGAGTTCAACCTCTCCTATTTCGACGTTGACTCTCCCGACGCCGTCTACAACGACTACGGCAAACCTGCGACGCGGAATGCCGCGACGACGCTGTGCACGAAGATGAAGGCGCAAGGCATCGAGATCTTCACGATCGGCTTCGACCTGACAGAGGTGAACGCGAAGGGGACGCTGCAAAGCTGCGCCAGTCCCGATACCGGCGGGCTGAGGCATTTCTATCAGGCATCGACGGGGACGGAGCTGGAAAAGGCCTTCACGACGATCGCCTCCAACATGCAGAGGCTGGCGCTGACGAAATAG